The Streptomyces sp. Je 1-332 genome has a window encoding:
- a CDS encoding Gfo/Idh/MocA family oxidoreductase, translated as MTRKTVRIAMNGVTGRMGYRQHLVRSLLALREQGGLPLGDADNTVLWPEPVLVGRRENALREIAERHGLDAEKAVSTDLDAVLADPTIDIYFDAQVTSAREEAIKRAIAAGKHVYTEKPSATGLAGALELARLAASAGIKHGVVQDKLFLPGLLKLKRLIDGGFFGQILSVRGEFGYWVFEGDWQSAQRPSWNYRAQDGGGIVVDMFPHWEYVLHELFGRVRSVQALAATHVPQRWDERDKPYDATADDAAYGIFELEGGAVAQINSSWTVRVNRDELVEFQVDGTEGSAVAGLRNCRVQHRSSTPKPVWNPDLPVTHSFRDQWQEVPDNQEFDNGFKAQWELFLKHVYADAPYHWDLHAGARGVQLAELGLKSSAEGRRIEVPEIAQ; from the coding sequence GTGACTCGCAAGACGGTGCGCATCGCCATGAACGGTGTGACGGGACGGATGGGCTACCGCCAGCACCTCGTCCGCTCCCTGCTCGCCCTGCGCGAGCAGGGCGGACTCCCCCTCGGTGACGCCGACAACACGGTGCTGTGGCCCGAGCCGGTCCTGGTGGGCCGCAGGGAGAACGCCCTGCGGGAGATCGCGGAGCGCCACGGACTCGACGCCGAGAAGGCCGTCTCGACCGACCTGGACGCGGTCCTCGCGGACCCCACCATCGACATCTACTTCGACGCGCAGGTCACGTCCGCGCGCGAGGAAGCCATCAAGCGGGCCATCGCCGCCGGCAAGCACGTCTACACCGAGAAGCCGTCCGCGACCGGCCTCGCGGGCGCCCTCGAACTGGCCCGCCTCGCCGCGTCCGCCGGCATCAAGCACGGCGTGGTCCAGGACAAGCTCTTTCTACCGGGACTGCTCAAACTGAAGCGCCTGATCGACGGCGGCTTCTTCGGCCAGATCCTGTCCGTCCGCGGCGAGTTCGGCTACTGGGTCTTCGAGGGCGACTGGCAGAGCGCCCAACGCCCCTCCTGGAACTACCGCGCGCAGGACGGCGGCGGCATCGTCGTCGACATGTTCCCGCACTGGGAGTACGTCCTGCACGAGCTGTTCGGCCGCGTACGCAGCGTCCAGGCGCTGGCGGCCACGCACGTACCGCAGCGCTGGGACGAGCGGGACAAGCCCTACGACGCGACGGCGGACGACGCGGCGTACGGCATCTTCGAGCTCGAAGGCGGCGCGGTCGCGCAGATCAACTCCTCCTGGACGGTCCGCGTGAACCGCGACGAGCTGGTCGAGTTCCAGGTGGACGGCACGGAGGGCTCGGCGGTCGCGGGCCTGCGCAACTGCCGCGTACAGCACCGCAGCAGCACCCCCAAGCCGGTCTGGAACCCCGACCTGCCCGTCACGCACTCCTTCCGTGACCAGTGGCAGGAGGTCCCCGACAACCAGGAGTTCGACAACGGCTTCAAGGCGCAGTGGGAGCTCTTCCTGAAGCACGTGTACGCGGACGCGCCCTACCACTGGGACCTGCACGCGGGCGCACGCGGCGTGCAGCTCGCCGAACTGGGCCTGAAGTCCTCGGCGGAGGGCCGCCGCATCGAGGTACCGGAGATCGCCCAGTGA
- a CDS encoding LacI family DNA-binding transcriptional regulator produces the protein MTVTLADVAARAQVSPATVSRVLNGNYPVAAATRERVLRAVDDLDYVLNGPASSLAAATSDLVGILVNDIADPFFGIMAGAVQSEIGGPGGRAGGERMAVVCNTGGSPERELTYLTLLQRQRAAAVVLTGGALEDPAHAAAMSAKLARLADAGTRIVLCGRPPLEDSDAAVATLTFDNRSGGRRLTEHLLTLGHRRIGYVAGPMERTTTRHRLEGHREAIEAFGTGNPGNTDDDQEELTVHGPYTRRSGYEATLELLRRAPDLTAIVAANDTVALGASAALRERGLRIPDDISVAGFDDLPFSIDAVPALTTVRLPLHEAGARAGRLATGSEEAPPGGVATIGAELMVRGSTAPPCR, from the coding sequence ATGACCGTGACCCTGGCCGACGTGGCGGCCCGCGCCCAGGTCTCCCCCGCTACCGTCTCCCGCGTACTGAACGGCAACTACCCCGTCGCCGCGGCCACCCGGGAGCGTGTCCTGCGGGCCGTGGACGACCTCGACTACGTCCTCAACGGGCCCGCGAGCTCGCTCGCCGCGGCCACGTCCGACCTGGTCGGCATCCTGGTGAACGACATCGCCGACCCCTTCTTCGGGATCATGGCGGGCGCCGTCCAGTCGGAGATCGGCGGTCCCGGCGGACGCGCCGGGGGTGAGCGGATGGCCGTGGTCTGCAACACCGGGGGCTCCCCGGAGCGCGAGCTGACCTATCTGACCCTGCTCCAGCGCCAGCGCGCCGCCGCGGTCGTCCTGACCGGCGGCGCCCTTGAGGACCCCGCGCACGCCGCCGCGATGTCCGCCAAACTGGCACGCCTGGCGGACGCGGGCACCCGCATCGTGCTCTGCGGACGCCCGCCACTGGAGGACTCGGACGCGGCGGTGGCCACGCTCACCTTCGACAACCGCAGCGGCGGACGGCGGCTCACGGAGCATCTGCTGACGCTGGGGCACCGCAGGATCGGGTACGTGGCGGGGCCGATGGAGCGGACGACGACCCGGCACCGGCTCGAAGGCCACCGGGAGGCCATCGAAGCCTTCGGCACCGGCAACCCCGGCAACACCGACGACGACCAGGAAGAGCTGACCGTCCACGGCCCCTACACCCGCCGCTCCGGCTACGAGGCCACGCTCGAACTCCTGCGCCGCGCCCCGGACTTGACCGCCATCGTGGCCGCCAACGACACGGTCGCCCTGGGCGCGTCCGCCGCCCTGCGCGAGCGCGGTCTGCGTATCCCCGACGACATCTCGGTGGCGGGCTTCGACGACCTGCCCTTCTCGATCGACGCCGTCCCCGCCCTGACGACCGTACGCCTGCCGCTGCACGAGGCAGGCGCCCGCGCGGGCCGCCTGGCCACGGGCTCGGAGGAGGCACCGCCCGGCGGCGTGGCGACGATCGGGGCGGAGCTGATGGTGCGGGGGTCCACGGCGCCGCCGTGTCGGTGA
- a CDS encoding Uma2 family endonuclease produces MTAMEAPSAWAVLDGVNLPRGYRVEITAGKIIMMPRSEYQWKVVLSAAPQIAQQLASHGTALSDVMVDFPSSQYGYAPDLAIVAPGSERNSRGRFEWHSLEAVIEVVSRSSRDNDFAKKFHLYAECGIPVYVVIDLEDGVCTVHRGPTRTGSYEEETKVPFGQDLTLPLQGRDITITTGGFPKAGELG; encoded by the coding sequence ATGACAGCCATGGAGGCGCCAAGCGCGTGGGCCGTACTGGACGGTGTGAACCTTCCGCGCGGCTACCGCGTCGAGATCACCGCTGGCAAGATCATCATGATGCCGCGCAGTGAGTATCAGTGGAAGGTTGTCCTCTCGGCTGCCCCACAGATCGCCCAGCAGCTCGCCTCCCACGGCACGGCTCTCTCGGACGTCATGGTCGATTTCCCGTCCAGCCAGTACGGCTACGCGCCCGACCTGGCGATCGTCGCCCCCGGATCCGAGCGCAACAGCCGTGGCCGCTTCGAGTGGCACAGCCTGGAGGCGGTCATCGAGGTCGTCTCGCGGAGCAGCCGGGACAACGACTTCGCCAAGAAGTTCCATCTCTACGCGGAATGCGGCATCCCGGTCTACGTGGTCATCGACCTTGAGGACGGCGTCTGCACCGTCCACCGCGGCCCGACCAGGACCGGGAGCTACGAGGAGGAGACCAAGGTCCCCTTCGGCCAGGACCTCACCCTGCCCCTCCAGGGACGCGACATCACCATCACCACCGGCGGCTTTCCGAAGGCCGGGGAGCTGGGGTGA
- a CDS encoding bifunctional helix-turn-helix transcriptional regulator/GNAT family N-acetyltransferase — MSHAAPDTPVRDFRAFNRFYTNLIGALDYSRHTYVPYTLTESRVLYELAHSPRTDAADLRAELTLDAGYLSRLLGKFEKAGLVERAPSARDPRRQSITLTARGREAAALLDERSDESVGSLLSTVAPGERTRLAAAMRTVRQILEDSRAGKGARAPEVVLREPGPGDLGWIVQRNAALYAAEYGFNIDYEGLVARIVADFAEDHDPYLERVWIAELDGRPVGSVMCVRDEAPGTARLRLLLVEPDARGYGIGDQLVGACVEFARGVGYREMALWTNDILGAARTIYQRHGFVLVDEKPHRSFGVDLLGQDWQLHLGSAS, encoded by the coding sequence ATGTCGCATGCCGCGCCCGACACCCCCGTCCGTGACTTCCGCGCCTTCAACCGCTTCTACACGAACCTCATCGGCGCCCTCGACTACAGCCGGCACACCTACGTCCCGTACACCCTCACCGAGTCCCGCGTCCTCTACGAGCTCGCTCACTCGCCGCGCACGGACGCGGCCGACCTGCGGGCCGAACTGACCCTTGATGCCGGGTACTTGAGTCGGCTGCTCGGCAAGTTCGAGAAGGCCGGGCTCGTCGAGCGGGCCCCCTCCGCGCGTGATCCCCGGCGTCAGAGCATCACGCTCACCGCCCGGGGGCGGGAGGCCGCCGCGCTCCTGGACGAGCGGTCGGACGAATCGGTCGGATCCCTGCTCTCGACCGTGGCGCCCGGCGAGCGCACCCGGCTCGCGGCGGCCATGCGCACCGTGCGGCAGATCCTGGAGGACAGCAGGGCGGGCAAGGGCGCCCGGGCCCCGGAGGTGGTTCTGCGGGAGCCCGGACCCGGGGACCTCGGGTGGATCGTGCAGCGCAACGCCGCCCTGTACGCGGCGGAGTACGGGTTCAACATCGACTACGAGGGCCTGGTCGCCCGGATCGTCGCCGACTTCGCGGAGGATCACGATCCTTACCTGGAGCGGGTGTGGATCGCCGAGCTCGACGGGCGGCCCGTGGGGTCCGTGATGTGCGTGCGCGACGAGGCGCCCGGGACCGCCCGGCTGCGGCTCCTGCTCGTCGAGCCGGACGCGCGGGGGTACGGGATCGGGGATCAACTCGTCGGAGCCTGCGTCGAGTTCGCGCGCGGCGTCGGTTACCGCGAGATGGCCCTGTGGACCAACGACATCCTCGGCGCCGCCCGCACCATCTACCAGCGGCACGGCTTCGTCCTCGTCGACGAGAAACCGCACCGCTCGTTCGGCGTGGACCTGCTGGGGCAGGACTGGCAACTGCACCTAGGGTCTGCGTCATGA
- a CDS encoding sugar phosphate isomerase/epimerase family protein, with product MKLAFSTLGVPGLPLADVLNLATTHGYQGVELRAHPEEPVHPGIGLTERADVAAQFKTAGIEVLGIAGYARVAEPGDDEPVLDDIRSLLTLARDLGAPFIRVFPGGSSEQSADEADATAARRLGTAAEFAADFGIRILLETHDSHRTGAAATRVLGAVGHRHAGALWDVMHTWLGGESPAESHAALSPYLGYVQVKDIASADDTTPLGLGEGVLPLAECVDVLLGGEHRDGWLCWEYEKRWYEDAAPLPELLGPGRDFLSRLLNRPA from the coding sequence ATGAAACTCGCCTTCTCCACCCTCGGCGTGCCCGGTCTCCCCCTCGCCGACGTGCTGAACCTGGCCACCACGCACGGCTATCAGGGCGTCGAGCTGCGCGCGCACCCCGAGGAGCCGGTCCACCCGGGGATCGGCCTCACCGAACGGGCCGACGTGGCCGCGCAGTTCAAGACCGCGGGCATCGAGGTTCTCGGTATCGCCGGGTACGCGCGCGTGGCGGAGCCCGGCGACGACGAGCCAGTCCTCGACGACATACGCTCCCTGCTCACCCTCGCCCGTGACCTGGGCGCCCCCTTCATCCGCGTCTTCCCCGGCGGCAGCAGCGAACAGAGCGCGGACGAGGCCGACGCGACGGCCGCCCGACGGCTCGGCACGGCAGCCGAGTTCGCCGCGGACTTCGGCATCCGCATCCTCCTGGAGACCCACGACTCGCACCGCACGGGCGCCGCGGCGACCCGCGTGCTCGGCGCGGTGGGCCACCGGCACGCCGGCGCCCTGTGGGACGTGATGCACACCTGGCTCGGCGGTGAGTCCCCCGCGGAGAGCCACGCGGCGCTCTCCCCGTACCTCGGCTACGTACAGGTGAAGGACATCGCGTCGGCCGACGACACGACACCGCTCGGCCTCGGCGAGGGCGTCCTGCCGCTCGCCGAGTGCGTGGACGTGCTGCTCGGCGGGGAGCACCGGGACGGCTGGCTGTGCTGGGAGTACGAGAAGCGGTGGTACGAGGACGCGGCGCCGCTCCCCGAACTCCTGGGCCCGGGGCGGGACTTCCTGTCCCGGCTCCTGAACCGCCCCGCCTGA
- a CDS encoding LysR family transcriptional regulator: MLDLARLRALHAVSVHGTVGAAATALGYTPSAVSQQIAKLERETRTTLLERQGRGVALTEEARHLASTAQELMAIVERAETELEERRGLPAGRLTIAAFASAARGLMPVTLADLARRHPALDARMSEVDPHLSVDLVTRGAVDMAVVHDWDIAPLPTPPGVEQAVIGDDFCDLVVPAGHRLAGREAVRREELKGERWITQPPGLVCHEWLVRTLREAGCEPDIAHTAEENPTLVALVAAGLGIALIPRLGRGAIPDGAVTVRLDPLPVRRLYALWRAGASRRPAIAETVRTLQGHWTGAARVKQGS, translated from the coding sequence GTGCTCGATCTCGCTCGGCTCCGCGCCCTGCACGCCGTCTCCGTGCACGGCACCGTCGGAGCCGCCGCCACCGCGCTCGGCTACACCCCGTCCGCCGTCTCCCAGCAGATAGCCAAGCTGGAGCGCGAGACCCGCACCACCCTCCTCGAGCGGCAGGGCCGAGGTGTGGCGCTCACCGAGGAGGCACGTCATCTCGCGTCCACCGCGCAGGAGTTGATGGCGATCGTGGAGCGCGCGGAGACCGAGCTCGAGGAGCGGCGCGGGCTGCCCGCGGGCCGTCTGACCATCGCCGCGTTCGCCTCGGCCGCGCGTGGCCTGATGCCGGTCACCCTCGCGGATCTCGCCCGGCGGCACCCGGCGCTCGACGCCCGGATGTCGGAGGTCGACCCGCATCTCTCCGTGGATCTCGTGACCAGGGGTGCGGTGGACATGGCGGTCGTGCACGACTGGGACATCGCACCGCTGCCCACGCCTCCGGGCGTCGAACAGGCCGTCATCGGCGACGACTTCTGCGACCTCGTCGTGCCCGCGGGACACCGGCTCGCGGGCCGTGAAGCCGTGCGCCGCGAGGAGCTGAAGGGCGAGCGGTGGATCACGCAGCCGCCGGGGCTCGTCTGCCACGAGTGGCTGGTGCGCACCCTGCGCGAGGCGGGCTGCGAGCCGGACATCGCGCACACCGCGGAGGAGAACCCCACCCTGGTCGCGCTGGTCGCCGCGGGGCTCGGCATCGCGCTCATCCCCCGCCTCGGCCGCGGGGCGATCCCGGACGGCGCGGTCACCGTGCGGCTCGATCCGCTGCCGGTGCGGCGGCTCTACGCGCTGTGGCGGGCCGGGGCGTCGCGGCGCCCCGCGATCGCCGAGACGGTACGGACGCTGCAGGGGCACTGGACCGGCGCGGCGCGCGTGAAGCAGGGCTCCTGA
- a CDS encoding glycoside hydrolase family 3 protein, whose protein sequence is MSHRNASRRTLLTATAVAATALAAPSAAHAAGDGDRGRDRKLRELISRMSLEEKVGQLFVMHVYGHSATEPDQADVDANLKELGVRTAAEAVAKYHLGGIIYFGWAHNTRDPHQIAALSNGIQRAALTPQAPQDSPTARIPLLISTDQEHGAVARVGVPATLLPGAMALGAAGSRSTARKAARIAGTELRALGIRQNYAPVADVNVNPANPVIAVRSFGSDPEAVAELVAAQVTGYQSTDIASTSKHFPGHGDTKDDSHSKLPYIHHTREQWETLDAPPFRAAVAAGIDSIMTAHIVVPALDPAEDPATLSHPILTGILREELGYDGVVVTDSLGMQGVRTKYGDDRVPVLALKAGVDQLLNPPKPEIAWNAVLQAVRDGELTEARLDESILRVLCLKAKLDLFSDPYVTSRGVDRAVGTRAHLAAADRIAEETTTLLLNKDGLLPLSRKSRRKVLVVGADPASPSGTTGPPTTVIGRELTDLGFSPTVLPTGTAPSAAKIAEAVAAAAGQDAVLVGTYNVGAGSAQIALVEALVATGVPVVAVAIRNPYDVARLQGVGASLAAYCWTDVELRAAVRVIAGRADPRGRLPVPVQRADDPGQVLYRVGHGLTY, encoded by the coding sequence ATGTCCCACCGCAACGCCTCCAGACGTACCCTGCTCACCGCCACGGCCGTCGCGGCGACGGCCCTGGCGGCGCCCTCCGCCGCCCACGCGGCCGGGGACGGTGACCGCGGTCGCGACCGGAAGCTGCGGGAGCTCATCTCCCGCATGAGCCTGGAAGAGAAGGTCGGCCAGCTCTTCGTGATGCATGTGTACGGCCACTCCGCCACCGAGCCCGACCAGGCGGACGTCGACGCCAACCTCAAGGAGCTCGGCGTGCGCACCGCCGCGGAGGCGGTCGCCAAGTACCACCTCGGCGGCATCATCTACTTCGGCTGGGCCCACAACACCCGTGACCCGCACCAGATCGCCGCCCTCTCGAACGGCATCCAGCGCGCCGCCCTCACCCCGCAGGCCCCGCAGGACTCCCCCACCGCCCGCATCCCGCTGCTCATCTCCACCGACCAGGAGCACGGAGCCGTCGCCCGCGTCGGCGTCCCCGCCACGCTCCTGCCTGGCGCGATGGCCCTGGGCGCCGCGGGCTCACGCTCCACCGCACGCAAGGCGGCCCGCATCGCGGGCACCGAACTGCGCGCGCTCGGCATCCGGCAGAACTACGCCCCGGTCGCCGACGTGAACGTCAACCCCGCCAACCCCGTCATCGCCGTACGCTCCTTCGGCTCCGACCCCGAAGCGGTCGCCGAACTGGTCGCCGCGCAGGTCACGGGCTACCAGAGCACGGACATCGCCTCGACGTCCAAGCACTTCCCCGGGCACGGCGACACCAAGGACGACAGCCACTCCAAGCTGCCGTACATCCACCACACCCGTGAGCAGTGGGAAACCCTGGACGCCCCGCCGTTCCGGGCGGCGGTGGCCGCGGGCATCGACTCGATCATGACCGCACACATCGTGGTCCCGGCCCTCGACCCGGCGGAGGACCCGGCCACGCTCTCCCACCCCATCCTCACCGGCATCCTGCGCGAGGAACTCGGCTACGACGGAGTCGTGGTGACGGACTCGCTCGGCATGCAGGGGGTACGCACGAAGTACGGCGACGACCGCGTGCCGGTGCTCGCGCTGAAGGCGGGCGTCGACCAGCTCCTGAACCCGCCGAAGCCGGAGATCGCCTGGAACGCGGTACTCCAGGCCGTGCGGGACGGCGAGTTGACGGAGGCGCGGCTCGACGAATCGATCCTTCGCGTCCTGTGCCTCAAGGCGAAACTCGACCTCTTCTCCGACCCGTACGTCACCTCGCGCGGCGTCGACCGGGCGGTCGGCACGCGCGCGCATCTCGCCGCCGCCGACCGGATCGCGGAGGAGACGACGACACTGCTGCTCAACAAGGACGGGCTGCTTCCGCTGTCCCGGAAGTCGCGTCGCAAGGTGCTCGTCGTGGGCGCGGACCCGGCGTCACCCTCGGGGACGACGGGTCCGCCGACGACCGTCATCGGGCGCGAGCTGACGGACCTCGGCTTCTCGCCGACGGTCCTGCCGACGGGCACGGCACCCTCCGCCGCGAAGATCGCCGAAGCGGTGGCGGCGGCAGCGGGCCAGGACGCGGTGCTCGTGGGCACGTACAACGTGGGGGCGGGGAGCGCGCAGATCGCCCTGGTGGAAGCGTTGGTGGCGACGGGGGTTCCGGTCGTCGCGGTGGCCATCCGCAATCCGTACGACGTGGCGCGGCTCCAGGGCGTGGGCGCTTCGCTCGCCGCGTACTGCTGGACGGACGTCGAACTGCGCGCCGCGGTACGGGTGATCGCGGGGCGCGCCGACCCGCGGGGGCGGCTGCCCGTGCCGGTGCAGCGTGCGGATGATCCGGGGCAGGTGCTGTACCGGGTCGGGCACGGCCTTACGTACTGA